The DNA segment tgtctatgggctccagtaaccacttaacaccaggtgggctgcgagctccaccacccatctaagcaataaagaaataaaaaaataaattctaacTGCGCGCGGGCTGGTAGGAAAACTCAACAGGCTCAATCTgaaagaattgctaacactggtcctagcaagagcagggcttcgttgaatctaccaccgcattgGAATCGCGACGCATTGAAAAGTTCCGGCGGGAAAATcggtgggttgtgtctatggactaGTTCACACgttgaactcttcgtcgtaatcgacgagttcgacgaggacggtgaacgGTTCTTAAAGAGCCTAAAGCACCGTAAGCGGCTCCGAAGGAtacgacaagacatgttttaaGCCACAGCGACATTGCTTTGCTCTATCGCTTGGGTCAAGTGTGTAATTAGCGGTGGCCACGTTAAGAGGGGTTATCGTGTCAGACGGCTATCCTGCGGAAAACAGATTTGATGACCTGGAGATATTAatgtgtgtacgggccgcgtgagcgaacactacacttgcatatgCCATCAgggaacgtatgcaagttttgtagaatgTCACCAagttacgaagggacaatttataTATCTTCGTACGTTTGTACGAGACTTTCGAGTACGCctatgttgtacagtttgtaaattgaaccgttgtgccagacctTGTCGAAAGCCATCAGGATATcaaagaagagggctcccgtgggGACGGATCTAGGTCTATTTAGTCCTACTgtgatgtgctccgtgaggcagTGCACTTATTGGATGCCCGAATGTTTGGCGCGGAAACCAAACTGTTCGCGGAAGCCTTCGAGGGGATAAAGTCCCAGAAGCGTTTACGAATCGTTCgttcatacagtttgcctatcTCTGGGAGGGAGGGCAATCGGGCGGTAGTTTACGAGTTCGTTTTTGGGTTTAGATTTTGGTATGCCGTTAACGTCCGCTTGTTTCCCCACAGCGGAAAAGATGCACTatgtcatagcggcatttaaaatagaTGCGAACATGATTATTTGTTGGGCgggtaaaaattttaatacacggTTGTGGATAGTGTCATAGCCGGAGgttttccgtggttgtaggttTTCGTCTGCTTCTTTAACTTTGGTAGCAGCAATGGGGGTTTCGTTCTGTGagaaataaaacgtaaaatCGTCCTTGATACCATGAAAACTGAAAAGTACTCGAAATATCGAATAATACAATGGAAGTCGTTTTCATTATAACTGATTTACTTGCTTAATAGAAGATAAAGGATTAGAAAACAATTTGAGACACGGTAAAGCTTGAAAAAGAACGACAGCTGATAAAAACGGAATAGCATAGACGACGTGATGACGATGAGCACCtaaataatcatcatcattacgTTTAtagaacaacaacaaaaaaagaataaaaatataacaatataatgGATTAACAACATAAGGGAGTCGCCTCAAAACATAATAAGTATTTAGCAACTAACTAAACTATGTAGATACATCACAGAGTTGCATAATTATTTATACTAGGCGGAGCAGAGGACATGTGATGTCTTGGTGGCTCCGAGCCCAGCAATGGTGATTGTTCATCGTAATACATAACATCTCGGCGAAACATTTTCGAATTTCTCTGAGAATAACGCCATTTACTTAAATTCCATCTCCGATATACTAAAGCATTCAGTAAGGCTTGCATCGGGTTGAGAAGAGCCTGAAAATATAATGAATTTACTTACAGTCACTATGTTACAAAGAAGTTTGAAACTGCATTTATATTCAGTTTATAGACGAGAAGCCTAAAAATAGTTGTATTACTAAAGAatctgcttttttttatatagcttagatggttggacgaactcatggccaacctggtgttaagtggtaaccggagcccatagacatccacaacgtaaatgccaccacctacctacgagacatgagttgtaaggtcttaattttaacagtacaaaggtacaacggctgccctacccttcaaactgaaacgcattactgcttcacggcagaaataggcagggtggtggtacctacccgtgcggactcacaagacgtgctaccaccaataattacgcaaattataattttgctggtttgatattgtattacacgatgttgttcttcgccatggaagtcaatcgtgaacatttgataagtacgtatttcattagaaaaagtggTACTtacctgtgggattcgaacaccgttgtatcgctagatacgaatgcaccaaacgtcttatcctttaggccacgaagacttacGTTGATGTTGCtgacattaaattaaatatattatattttatatcatatTTTCGTAATACATACCATAATATACCAAATGACAACTACTGCGTTTATCGGTACACTAAACCACATCGTCCACAAAAGTATCCCATTCAACAGGTTTGGGAGCCAACATATGTAAAACACAATGTTGATAAAGAAGAACTTCAAACGTAAAGCATCTACAACTCTTCTTTCTTTGCTGGtaaactgaaaataattatttgttctTTGAATAACTAAAAATCTCTTGTAATACAATTCTTACAGTAAAATTATATTAGTTAATCAAATTCAAAACATACCTGCGCTAGGGGTAATGATATGGCTGTTTCAACATTCTTGCTTGAAAACATGTATATTATAGGATTGGCTATCATGACAATTGCAATTGGAACATATGATGCAAAGTAATttggtaaaattttatataaagcacTAGTTACTGATGGTAAATTATGACacctaaaaataaaagttattaatCTTTGCTAAAGCTTACaattagtaaatataaatatttcaataacaTACTAACATTGCATTAGGAATATATAAGATTGACAGTCCGATGCTAGTAGTGGCTACAGGAAGTCCCCAAGCAAAAGAATGATACAAAATTGTATGCGAATCACGCCTCTTGATAGTATTCCATGTATCTATGGCATAAAAAAGAGTCCAAAACCAAGTTGCTGTATAGAAATATTGTATCCAGGCCTAAGGAAATAGAAAAATGTAATATACTATATGTTATACtatacttaatttatgaaagtataattataaatgtaaagaaaaacctctttagttttcaaaagatttttcttagacAACCCATCACTCAATGAAGAGAATAACTCAATCTtacagaatataataatattgtttaaaatattaatttatatagagATATTATgggctttaaatgtttttttcgtatttatattacagatgtgtgaatattttattagatgaatgcatttaattgttttcattttgtattatcaatatattcatatttatattacagaaaaagcagttaagtttttaattgtttgatGTATTTGATATCATTATATAAATACCCAAAGCTAGTATaggagtaaaaaaaaacaaaagcaaggCAAGGAAACTGAAAAACTTGAAAAACTAACCAGTGTtaccaataaaacaaacaaaaatctgAAGAATATTCCTCTGAATTCaattaattactaataaaaactaaaacaaatttgaaaaacCCTGATATTATAGCACATAGGTTTAAGGTCAAACTTTGACTGATATCTGTACTCACAGAAATAATACTACAGAATAATACACTGACATCATCACCAGGCATGGGcattatgtttttatatttaagcCAGAGAGAAGACCGAACTAGAACAcctgaaaacaaataaacaaaattattataaagtcACATTCAACTTTTCAccataatgaaatatatttttgagttCATTGCCATTTCTTATCAGTACTGTATTAAAGAAATTTTAACATAGGCCAATAAAATTTTAGTGGCACAAGTGCTGAAACTGATTTCACTTTACTACTAATGAaggacatattattttattttgtcccagattgtttattgttatttattaaacacTACTTTCATCTACTGAAATGTTTTTACCCGAAGATGCCAGCAGGTCTGCAATTGCTAGCCAGATGATAATTCTTCGCCCTTGAGATAGATTCTTTCTTGGTCTTGTAATTGATAAAATATCTGGGAAGATCTAAAACATGTTTTTTCTACATCTCAATTCTAAATAAACACTATTAAAAGCCTtggaataatttaataaaattaaagttaattatcatttataaaaattctaTAAACATGTTATCGTTTTCTgagataaataattatatgtacatatagtataaacaaacttaaaaacacccatgaaaataatatttcacaCACTTTGCCATCGTCGCCTATAGAATaaaccaattttattattttaaaataagttcaATTATCTTAATTACTACATTAATTGAtttaactataaatattttattgtcattattaccTGATAAATAGCACCTAAGATTCCAATGGAAGAAGAAACCAAACATACTATATTATACGAATCAGTGTTAAATTCATCCATAATTCGTACGGCCATGTCCTCTTTACTTCCTGTATGATGGCAACAAAATGTCTGAATCGTTGGATCAgccattttaaaaaatatattaagtagattttaatttttttattatctttggaAACTTAAACGTTACAAGAATTCAGACACTGAATTTTACACATGCTTCTATTTGAGTGTTTATTTTTCAAACAGCTGATTAACGAAAGAATGTCATGTAATTGTCACTTGTCACTATTCAAGAAATAAGGCAAAGGAATAAAACGCCACATGGTCATTTTCTTCCTATTCTGTTATTGTGGACGCTTAAtgtttagtattattttatatttaatatttctctaGATGTGTAATTATTTAATAGCACCTAACTAGCTCTAGCACAGCTAACTTtagcttaatattttttataatgctaAACTTTTTCACCTCTAATAATATCTGAATTTATCctctaataattataaataacacTTAGATGCGAGTAATAGTAAGTGGTACTATCCTTAATTTGTTATCTGgtttaaaaattacatacaattCTTCTATATTATCTTCAgtacgaaaaaatatttttatattctgtgctagctgacccggcagtcttcgtagtgcctgaatcgataaataaaagacctaaacttttgcataaaataaacttaaaacaaacaaaaggaatccgtcccacgggggcacatcaaaggaaaaacaaaattgttattattatttaattccgagcattttcatatttatctacattttaaaccttctctggacttccacaaataaatcaagaccaaaattagccaaatcaaatcagccgttctcgagttttagcgggactaacgaacagcaattcatttttatatatatagattatttctaAAATTCTTTTACTAGACAATAAAGACCCGTCGCATTTGCAAGTAAATAACGTATGAAATTTTATACATACGATACATGGAAATGTCTCCGGAATAAAACGTTAAATTAgggctaaaataaaatttgaatattttcctGCAAACCAGTGAAAGTTCCATCAGTATCTGAAAAAGTTCGGACATCTGAAGTGGATGAAAACGCTTCAGGTGCCCAAACGGATAAATATACAGAAATATAAGAAATGcgcgtttttaatttatttaagtacctAAATCATATCGTATCATCAATCATAAATTCAGTTTCCACTTAATACTAAGTACCTATATAATTGTACAAAAATCTAGAATGCTGGCCTACTTCACATCATGTTATAAGAATCGGATCCGTAAAATGGGTAAATAGTCCTATCACATCAACTTAATATGCGGTGAACTAATAAAGTTCGAATCAACTAATTCAACTATACCTACTATTTTTATAATGGATCAAttgaattgaagtcgtcgtggcctaaaggataagacgtccggtgcattcgtgtgcatcggtgttcgaatgccaggtgggtaccaatttttctaatgaaatacgtactcgtcGAATtggacaaagaggtcgacgtgcaacctaacccatgcatagcccgctgagtttctcgccggatcttctcagtgggtcgcgattccgatccggtagtagattcaatcgcaagcaattgctcttgttaggtctccttcggaggcgctcgggcagttgttagcaaatcccagctctcctggctgagcctttgctcgcccacttgtcccggtgaagctggaaaggcctccgggccaccagtaatctttcaatcataaaaaaaaaacttgagaccttagaacttatatctcaaggtaggtggggcattttcgttgtagatgtctatgggcttcaataaccatttaaccaccagctgggctgtgagctcgtccacccatcaaagtaataaaaaaaatagcaatcaataacattttcagttactggagctcatgaG comes from the Bombyx mori chromosome 10, ASM3026992v2 genome and includes:
- the LOC101744762 gene encoding G-protein coupled receptor 143; the protein is MADPTIQTFCCHHTGSKEDMAVRIMDEFNTDSYNIVCLVSSSIGILGAIYQIFPDILSITRPRKNLSQGRRIIIWLAIADLLASSGVLVRSSLWLKYKNIMPMPGDDVSVLFCSIISAWIQYFYTATWFWTLFYAIDTWNTIKRRDSHTILYHSFAWGLPVATTSIGLSILYIPNAMCHNLPSVTSALYKILPNYFASYVPIAIVMIANPIIYMFSSKNVETAISLPLAQFTSKERRVVDALRLKFFFINIVFYICWLPNLLNGILLWTMWFSVPINAVVVIWYIMALLNPMQALLNALVYRRWNLSKWRYSQRNSKMFRRDVMYYDEQSPLLGSEPPRHHMSSAPPSINNYATL